In Nodularia sp. LEGE 06071, one DNA window encodes the following:
- a CDS encoding DUF3536 domain-containing protein has protein sequence MTSAAERPVSPGATLTSHSIPHDTHQTDPLKQATGVYVTVHGHFYQPPRENPYLDAIERQPSAAPFHDWNERIHWECYRPNAFARVLNDQGEVVEIVNNYEYFSFNMGPTLMSWLERYDFEVYQRILEADIKSCQRLHGHGNAIAQVYNHIIMPLANERDKYTQIRWGKQDFRSRFGRDPEGMWLAETGVDYPTLEALVDEGIRFIILAPSQAQRCRPLPTEDDPHPEWQEVGGSQIDPTRPYRCYLKGSSVTDRESRPYIDIFFYDGPISRDMGFSDVVYNSSHFAGRVGSAVRGDHRPAQLISVATDGETFGHHKKGTEKTLAYAFIGEFPKNGWTVTNFAHYLSLNAPTWEAEIKPATAWSCAHGVGRWQDDCGCGGEGGVWHQKWRRPLRDALNWLRDQLILVYEENAGQLFNDPWLARDEYIQVMRDRSPANVNSFLSRHQTHKLTAAEQVDVLRLLEMQRHALLMYTSCGWFFEEISRPEGTQILRYASRALELAGDVAGVQLEKSFLKRLGLAPSNVDNFKHGGEVYRQLVQTAQVSVKQVAAHYAITSLFGNHKSTEKPNPLSGKAKYPHPDQKRVYCYTVNEIDYQLQRMGSLTLAVGHLKLVSEITWESESLVFAVLHLGGWDFHCCTQLFTGRRDYSKLKEKLFSSLEQASAAHSILVMTQLFKEETFSLQNLFAEERHRIMRLISQETLTRLDQLYSQVYRNNYGVLMAFHRDELEVPQELQVAAEIALGSRCMITLRSLEQDITESGLSLNHVVELEAIATEAKQLHCRLNIPEGKQILEQLIMRLLWHLLHDANGSFATEIQCLERLIDVSYQLNIGISLHKSQELYFSCLQSQILPLCLTTLADQEDNNQCRQLLKLGQKLAVDVSKVLSKFD, from the coding sequence ATGACTTCTGCTGCTGAAAGGCCAGTTAGCCCTGGCGCAACCTTGACATCACATTCAATTCCCCACGATACTCACCAGACTGATCCCCTGAAACAGGCGACTGGTGTTTATGTAACGGTGCATGGTCATTTTTATCAGCCACCACGGGAAAACCCTTATTTGGACGCGATTGAACGTCAACCGAGTGCGGCACCTTTCCATGATTGGAATGAACGCATTCACTGGGAATGCTATCGTCCGAACGCTTTTGCCAGGGTCTTGAATGACCAAGGTGAAGTGGTAGAAATTGTGAATAATTACGAATATTTCAGCTTTAATATGGGTCCGACGCTGATGTCGTGGCTAGAACGCTACGATTTTGAGGTTTATCAGCGAATTTTGGAGGCAGACATCAAGAGTTGTCAGCGCTTGCATGGTCATGGGAATGCGATCGCACAGGTATACAATCACATTATTATGCCTCTGGCTAATGAACGGGATAAATACACCCAAATTCGCTGGGGTAAACAAGATTTTCGTTCCCGCTTTGGGCGTGATCCCGAAGGTATGTGGTTAGCGGAAACGGGTGTGGACTACCCTACTTTAGAAGCTTTGGTGGATGAAGGTATTCGCTTCATTATCCTCGCACCATCTCAAGCACAGCGTTGTCGTCCCCTACCCACGGAGGATGATCCCCACCCGGAATGGCAAGAAGTCGGTGGGAGTCAAATTGATCCTACCCGTCCTTATCGCTGTTATTTAAAAGGTAGTAGCGTCACTGATCGCGAATCCCGCCCTTACATCGATATCTTCTTCTACGACGGCCCCATTTCACGAGATATGGGTTTTAGTGATGTTGTCTATAATTCCAGTCATTTTGCCGGACGCGTTGGTTCGGCGGTACGTGGGGATCACCGTCCAGCACAGTTAATTTCTGTCGCTACAGATGGAGAAACCTTCGGACACCATAAGAAGGGAACTGAAAAAACTTTAGCCTACGCTTTTATTGGCGAGTTTCCCAAAAACGGTTGGACGGTGACGAACTTTGCTCACTATCTCAGCCTGAATGCTCCCACTTGGGAAGCAGAAATCAAACCCGCCACGGCCTGGAGTTGCGCCCACGGTGTCGGTAGATGGCAAGATGACTGTGGTTGTGGTGGTGAAGGTGGTGTCTGGCATCAAAAATGGCGGCGACCTTTGCGGGATGCTTTAAATTGGCTGCGGGATCAGTTGATTTTGGTGTATGAGGAAAATGCTGGGCAGTTATTTAATGATCCCTGGCTAGCACGAGATGAATATATTCAAGTGATGCGCGATCGCTCTCCTGCTAATGTTAACTCCTTCCTGTCTCGCCATCAAACCCACAAACTCACCGCCGCCGAACAAGTTGATGTTTTGCGTCTATTGGAAATGCAGCGTCATGCTTTGCTGATGTACACCAGTTGCGGCTGGTTTTTTGAAGAAATTTCTCGCCCAGAAGGTACACAGATTCTCCGCTATGCTTCCCGTGCTTTGGAATTGGCTGGAGATGTGGCCGGTGTCCAGTTGGAAAAAAGTTTCCTCAAACGCTTGGGATTAGCCCCCAGTAATGTGGATAATTTCAAACATGGTGGGGAAGTTTATCGGCAATTGGTGCAAACTGCCCAAGTAAGTGTGAAGCAAGTAGCTGCTCACTACGCCATTACTTCTCTGTTTGGCAATCACAAATCCACAGAAAAGCCCAATCCTCTGTCTGGAAAAGCTAAATATCCTCATCCTGACCAAAAGCGAGTTTATTGCTACACCGTCAATGAGATAGATTACCAACTGCAACGCATGGGATCATTGACGCTGGCGGTAGGACATTTAAAGCTTGTGTCAGAAATTACCTGGGAAAGTGAGAGTTTAGTATTTGCTGTCTTGCATTTGGGGGGCTGGGATTTCCACTGCTGCACGCAATTATTTACTGGACGACGTGACTACAGCAAATTGAAGGAAAAGCTGTTTAGTTCTTTAGAACAGGCAAGTGCTGCTCACTCTATCTTGGTAATGACGCAGCTATTTAAAGAAGAGACCTTCAGCTTGCAGAATTTGTTTGCGGAAGAACGTCACCGGATTATGCGCCTGATCAGTCAGGAAACACTGACACGTTTAGATCAACTTTATAGCCAAGTATATCGGAATAATTACGGTGTGCTGATGGCGTTTCACCGGGATGAACTAGAGGTTCCCCAAGAGTTGCAGGTAGCTGCCGAGATAGCTTTGGGATCGCGCTGTATGATCACATTGCGATCGCTTGAGCAAGATATCACAGAATCGGGATTAAGCTTAAACCATGTTGTAGAATTAGAGGCGATCGCCACTGAGGCTAAACAACTGCATTGTCGGCTAAATATTCCCGAAGGCAAGCAGATATTAGAACAATTGATCATGCGATTGCTTTGGCACTTGTTACACGATGCTAACGGCAGTTTTGCGACAGAAATTCAGTGTTTAGAACGGTTGATTGATGTCAGCTATCAGCTAAATATTGGTATTTCTCTCCACAAATCCCAAGAGTTATATTTTAGTTGTTTGCAAAGTCAAATTCTGCCATTGTGTCTCACTACTTTGGCTGATCAGGAAGACAATAATCAATGTCGTCAATTGCTGAAATTAGGACAAAAGTTAGCCGTTGATGTTAGCAAAGTTTTGAGTAAGTTTGATTAA
- a CDS encoding DUF6519 domain-containing protein, producing the protein MKGDITRLTFRPEKHYQAVRMQQGRLQLDADWNEQVDIQNYLTQSLAKYVIGDSGVLKNSDNFRISVSESASDFKINAGKMYVNGIICELEKDTTYKTQLDYPNPPQLTQDGFYLAYLDVWERDITALEDPEIREAALKGLDTATRTKIVWQVKLMQVFDVNEQETEIKDWKFFANNLNIDRQVYLNAATLNSDSEGKLSNVKNGYLGSENQLYRIEIHQSGNINQATFKWARNNAIVVSPIKKITGNTIEISNVGRDDLQSFKPNQWVEIIDEEQELKNQPGKLFRLQKVFNNKLDVVGDPIEAQFAGKKNLKVIGWQEDQVAKEAKIKVSDQWIELEQGIYIQFYAESTYKTGDYWLIPARAYTKGIDWPYDSLAQPIKQRSPGIKHHYSPLALLEYSNGTFTPVRDYRPTFPSLVNALDKTGDTMTGDLEIQANLYVTNGGKVGIGTKEPDEKLHVDGVVRIGKTTSFLDISTGNNDLAYFQTNLNGYYFDQGIQIQSGVISSDGNDLSLQTNGTTQLSINTNGNVGIGVDSPDEKLHVDGVVRIGKTTSFLDISTGANNLAYFQTNLNGYYFDQGIKIQSGVISSDGNNLSLQTNGTTQLSINTNGNVGIGIDSPDEKLHVDGVVRIGKTTSFLDISTGANNLADFQTNLNGYYFDKGIQIQSGVISSDGNNLSLQTNGTTQLSILNSNGNVGIGIDSPDEKLHVDGVVRIGKTTSFLDISTGNNNLADFQTNLNGYYFDKGIQIQSGVISSDGNNLSLQTNGTTQLSILNSNGNVGIGVDSPDEKLHVDGVVRIGKTTSFLDISTGNNNLADFQTNLNGYYFDKGIQIQSGVISSDGNNLSLQTNGTTQLSILNSNGNVGIGVDSPDEKLHVDGVVRIGTTASFLDISTGNDNLAYFQTNLNGYYFDQGIKIKSGVISSDANNLSLQTNGITQILLTAQGDVSIGNSLPASNTKLYVDGNLRVNGRILQDSSRELKENITELSSQEVTEILRTIKPIKFNYKNSVDKEIQAGFLSEDVPSLLTSSDNTAISPVDVVAVLTKAVKDQQVQISLLLNALREQRIQIATLVDKVRVIESNN; encoded by the coding sequence ATGAAAGGTGATATTACTCGGTTAACATTTCGTCCTGAAAAACATTATCAAGCTGTGCGGATGCAACAGGGACGACTACAATTAGATGCTGATTGGAATGAACAAGTTGATATTCAAAATTATCTGACTCAATCTCTAGCCAAATATGTGATTGGTGATAGTGGTGTCCTTAAAAATAGTGATAATTTTAGAATTAGTGTCAGCGAATCAGCATCAGATTTTAAGATAAATGCTGGCAAAATGTACGTCAATGGGATTATTTGCGAATTAGAAAAGGATACAACCTACAAAACCCAATTAGACTATCCCAACCCACCCCAATTAACCCAAGATGGATTTTATCTAGCTTATCTAGATGTCTGGGAACGTGATATTACAGCACTAGAAGATCCAGAAATTCGAGAAGCAGCACTCAAAGGACTTGACACGGCTACCCGAACTAAAATAGTTTGGCAAGTAAAGTTGATGCAAGTTTTTGATGTCAATGAACAAGAAACGGAGATTAAAGACTGGAAATTTTTCGCTAACAATTTAAATATAGATCGCCAAGTTTATTTAAATGCTGCTACTCTTAATAGTGATTCCGAAGGAAAATTATCCAACGTTAAAAACGGTTATCTAGGTTCAGAAAATCAGTTATATAGAATTGAAATTCATCAATCGGGAAATATTAATCAAGCAACATTTAAATGGGCGCGAAATAATGCTATAGTTGTTAGTCCTATTAAAAAGATAACAGGTAATACTATTGAAATTAGTAATGTTGGCAGAGATGATTTACAGTCATTTAAGCCTAATCAATGGGTAGAAATTATTGATGAAGAACAGGAATTAAAAAATCAGCCAGGTAAGTTATTCCGGTTACAAAAAGTATTCAATAACAAGCTTGATGTCGTTGGTGATCCCATAGAAGCTCAATTTGCTGGTAAAAAAAACCTGAAAGTGATAGGTTGGCAAGAAGACCAAGTTGCAAAAGAAGCTAAAATTAAAGTTTCTGATCAATGGATTGAGTTAGAACAGGGAATTTATATCCAATTTTATGCAGAATCTACCTATAAAACTGGTGATTATTGGCTAATTCCGGCACGCGCCTACACAAAAGGTATTGATTGGCCTTATGATAGTTTAGCGCAACCAATCAAACAGCGATCGCCTGGAATTAAACACCACTATTCTCCTCTCGCATTGCTGGAGTACAGTAACGGTACTTTTACCCCTGTCCGTGACTATCGTCCTACTTTCCCATCTTTAGTCAATGCTTTGGATAAAACTGGTGACACCATGACTGGTGATCTAGAAATTCAGGCTAATCTTTACGTGACTAACGGTGGTAAAGTTGGCATTGGCACAAAAGAACCTGATGAAAAACTGCACGTTGATGGTGTGGTCAGAATTGGTAAAACTACCAGTTTTCTAGACATAAGTACAGGAAATAATGATTTAGCTTATTTCCAAACTAATCTGAATGGTTACTACTTTGATCAAGGAATTCAAATCCAATCGGGAGTAATTAGTAGTGATGGCAATGATTTATCATTACAAACAAATGGCACAACTCAACTTTCTATAAATACTAATGGAAATGTGGGAATTGGGGTAGATTCTCCTGATGAAAAACTGCACGTTGATGGTGTGGTCAGAATCGGTAAAACTACCAGTTTTCTAGACATAAGTACAGGAGCTAATAATTTAGCTTATTTCCAAACTAATCTGAATGGTTACTACTTTGATCAAGGAATTAAAATCCAATCAGGAGTAATTAGTAGTGATGGCAATAATTTGTCATTACAAACAAATGGCACAACTCAACTTTCTATAAATACTAATGGAAATGTAGGAATTGGGATAGATTCTCCTGATGAAAAACTGCACGTTGATGGTGTGGTCAGAATTGGTAAAACTACCAGTTTTCTAGACATAAGTACAGGAGCTAATAATTTAGCTGATTTCCAAACTAACCTGAATGGTTATTACTTTGATAAAGGAATTCAAATCCAATCGGGAGTAATTAGTAGTGATGGCAATAACTTGTCATTACAAACAAATGGCACAACTCAACTTTCTATTTTAAACAGCAATGGAAATGTGGGAATTGGGATAGATTCTCCTGATGAAAAACTGCACGTTGATGGTGTGGTCAGAATTGGTAAAACTACCAGTTTTCTAGACATAAGTACAGGAAATAATAATTTAGCTGATTTCCAAACTAACCTGAATGGTTATTACTTTGATAAAGGAATTCAAATCCAATCGGGAGTAATTAGTAGTGATGGCAATAACTTGTCATTACAAACAAATGGCACAACTCAACTTTCTATTTTAAACAGCAATGGAAATGTGGGAATTGGGGTAGATTCTCCTGATGAAAAACTGCACGTTGATGGTGTGGTCAGAATTGGTAAAACTACCAGTTTTCTAGACATAAGTACAGGAAATAATAATTTAGCTGATTTCCAAACTAACCTGAATGGTTATTACTTTGATAAAGGAATTCAAATCCAATCGGGAGTAATTAGTAGTGATGGCAATAACTTGTCATTACAAACAAATGGCACAACTCAACTTTCTATTTTAAACAGCAATGGAAATGTGGGAATTGGGGTAGATTCTCCTGATGAAAAACTGCACGTTGATGGGGTTGTCAGAATCGGTACAACTGCAAGTTTTCTGGATATAAGTACAGGAAATGATAATTTAGCTTATTTCCAAACTAACCTGAATGGTTACTACTTTGATCAAGGAATTAAAATTAAATCGGGAGTAATTAGCAGTGATGCCAATAATTTATCATTGCAAACAAATGGTATCACTCAGATACTCTTGACTGCACAAGGTGATGTTAGCATAGGTAATTCTCTCCCTGCTTCAAATACTAAGTTATATGTAGATGGAAATCTCAGAGTTAATGGCAGAATTCTTCAAGATTCATCAAGGGAATTGAAGGAGAATATTACCGAGTTATCTAGTCAAGAGGTAACGGAAATATTAAGGACTATCAAACCAATCAAATTCAATTACAAAAACAGCGTAGACAAAGAGATTCAGGCTGGATTTTTGTCAGAAGATGTTCCCAGTTTGCTGACATCATCTGATAATACAGCAATCAGTCCTGTTGATGTTGTGGCGGTATTAACTAAAGCTGTGAAAGACCAACAGGTACAAATATCATTATTACTCAATGCCTTAAGAGAACAGCGCATCCAAATTGCAACGCTGGTCGATAAAGTCAGAGTGATTGAATCCAACAATTAA
- a CDS encoding putative baseplate assembly protein, giving the protein MNPTDKPPKIYNRPGLPSLAYRISDWASFRDRLLANLPRYANNITNTAPLAKLTTRAVDDPAIAILDAWAVVADVLTFYQERIANEGFIETATELRSVLELARAIGYELDPGVAASTYLAFTVDDAPGSLGMATVPAGTQIVSIPGEDELPETFETSAEIVARVQWNLLKPRQTRPQQVNSDTKRLYLQGINTQLQAGDRILIIAEENLWYLLTLATVQTNASMGYTQITWEQQLPSEISSPLQNPQVFAFRQRVALFGYNAPKWEDMPNEIKRDYQGTIKGGIFRSSNNSENWTAINAGLPTIDIRCLAVNPTNNYLFIGTSGAGIFRSTDNGDNWKSVNIGITNLTIQTFYIDARGYILAGTPGGGVFSSKDHGENWTPINLGSVRVEYTNNNTNVNTINTALPNTVIRSLVSYSTINNGTGTVTSDGTTVTSSENNLTTGVKLGEIITAANQVRTVTSIISDTSFTVNAPFIPNLSTDTTFIIGVIYIFAGTDDGIYRSPDQGKNWTAKGLIGKAVLSLLIYQTEENYYIFAGTDDGIYRSSDNGENWVFQQLNHQVNSLITEIIQDAQYIIAGTQNGIFSSIDHGDNWVEINSNPHVTTLTYNSVSQYLLSGNKNGIFSHEKTQNNNWTTNKIKIGININITTIISTANNFFAGSTFAGFVEDAQQEWPNFEISSQEIDLDNIYSKILPKSWIVLLTEDAKTAKPCLVEGSLNITRRDFGLNNKITRILSADSFNTNDFNLRQTIVLAQSESLNLADETLSIQIQQQKIFHDPIRENQIYLSEYVSGLEAEKTIIVSGKRIRTKMEKYGILTAPDGLSSVEVKIGDLLQLLSPPKSQIWHLRDRNGFEGFLEVNAPEDISLQPASIDDQIVSEVCIIKTPPNDQLQPILTLSTALQNSYDPATTVIYANVTPATHGETIEEVLGSGDGTLANQNFILNKPPLTYISATTPSGAKTTLELFVDGVRWEEVPSLYGLNHLDQNYITRIDDDGTTTITFGDGEKGARLPSGLENIMARYRSGIGLAGEIAQDSLSLLKTRPLGIREVTNPVPATGAAAREALNEARTSAPLTVRTLDRIVSLQDFEDFSRAFAGIGKAKAEVIPNQSIPIVYMTIGAVNGKAVTPDSQLYTNLEQAIAKARAPEQIDVQIGSYQPLLFNLEAKILIDSRREVKPVLAAIRTALQETFSFERRSFGQSVTTSEAIAAIQNITGVIAVDLDALYLSSRPKTLEPSLSAATATWDEQQSKVLPAQLLLLNPKSIILINKP; this is encoded by the coding sequence ATGAATCCTACCGATAAACCGCCAAAAATCTATAATCGTCCTGGCTTACCAAGCCTAGCTTACCGCATTAGTGATTGGGCTAGTTTTCGCGATCGCCTATTAGCTAATTTACCGCGATATGCAAATAATATTACTAATACTGCCCCCTTGGCAAAATTGACAACTCGTGCTGTAGATGATCCGGCGATCGCCATTTTAGATGCTTGGGCGGTGGTGGCTGATGTCCTGACTTTTTACCAAGAACGCATTGCTAACGAAGGTTTTATTGAAACTGCTACCGAACTGCGCTCAGTATTAGAATTAGCTAGGGCGATTGGTTATGAACTTGATCCCGGTGTAGCTGCGAGTACCTATTTAGCCTTTACCGTCGATGATGCGCCCGGTAGTTTGGGAATGGCTACAGTCCCTGCTGGTACACAAATTGTCAGTATTCCTGGGGAAGATGAACTTCCGGAAACCTTTGAAACCAGTGCGGAAATTGTTGCTCGTGTGCAGTGGAATCTACTTAAACCCAGACAGACAAGACCACAGCAAGTTAATAGCGATACTAAAAGATTATATTTACAGGGTATAAATACGCAACTACAAGCAGGCGATCGCATCTTAATAATAGCCGAAGAAAATCTTTGGTATCTCCTCACCTTAGCAACAGTACAGACAAATGCCAGCATGGGTTATACCCAAATTACCTGGGAACAGCAGTTACCATCGGAAATTTCTAGTCCCCTGCAAAATCCCCAAGTTTTCGCCTTTCGCCAACGAGTTGCCCTATTTGGTTATAATGCCCCCAAATGGGAAGATATGCCCAATGAAATTAAGCGTGATTACCAAGGTACAATTAAAGGCGGCATTTTTCGCAGTAGTAATAATAGTGAGAATTGGACAGCAATTAACGCCGGGTTACCAACAATTGATATTCGTTGTTTAGCCGTCAATCCAACTAACAATTACTTGTTTATCGGGACATCAGGCGCAGGTATTTTTCGCTCAACAGATAACGGTGATAACTGGAAATCTGTCAATATTGGCATTACAAATCTAACTATTCAAACATTTTATATTGATGCACGGGGATATATTTTAGCCGGAACTCCTGGCGGTGGCGTGTTTAGTTCCAAAGATCATGGTGAAAATTGGACTCCCATTAATTTGGGAAGCGTGCGGGTAGAATATACAAATAATAATACCAATGTTAATACTATTAATACAGCCTTACCTAACACCGTTATTCGTTCTTTAGTCAGTTATAGTACCATTAATAATGGGACTGGGACAGTTACTAGTGATGGGACAACTGTAACGAGTAGTGAAAACAATTTAACTACAGGTGTCAAATTAGGCGAGATTATCACAGCAGCAAATCAAGTCAGAACTGTTACTAGTATTATTTCTGATACTTCTTTTACAGTAAATGCACCTTTTATCCCTAATTTATCAACTGATACAACATTTATAATTGGCGTAATTTATATATTTGCTGGAACTGATGATGGTATTTATCGCTCTCCAGACCAAGGAAAAAACTGGACTGCTAAAGGCTTAATTGGTAAAGCGGTGCTGTCGCTACTGATTTATCAAACTGAAGAGAATTACTATATATTCGCTGGGACAGATGATGGTATTTATCGTTCCTCAGATAACGGAGAAAATTGGGTTTTCCAACAATTAAATCATCAAGTTAATTCACTAATTACTGAGATTATTCAAGATGCACAATATATAATTGCTGGGACACAGAATGGTATTTTCTCGTCTATTGATCATGGTGACAATTGGGTGGAAATTAACTCAAATCCTCATGTAACGACTTTAACGTATAATTCAGTCAGCCAATACTTATTATCAGGCAACAAAAATGGGATTTTTAGCCATGAGAAAACTCAAAATAATAATTGGACTACAAATAAAATTAAAATCGGCATAAATATAAATATTACGACAATTATTAGTACAGCTAACAACTTTTTTGCAGGTAGTACCTTTGCTGGATTTGTTGAAGATGCACAACAAGAATGGCCTAACTTTGAAATTTCCAGCCAGGAGATAGATTTAGACAATATTTATTCTAAAATTCTGCCAAAAAGTTGGATAGTCTTATTAACAGAAGATGCTAAAACTGCAAAGCCTTGTCTAGTTGAAGGTTCATTAAATATCACCCGTCGAGACTTTGGACTAAATAATAAAATCACCCGTATTTTATCAGCAGATAGTTTCAACACTAATGATTTCAACCTGCGTCAAACCATAGTTTTAGCTCAAAGTGAAAGTTTAAATCTAGCCGATGAAACTTTGAGTATTCAAATTCAACAACAAAAAATATTTCATGATCCGATTCGAGAAAATCAGATTTATTTGAGTGAGTATGTCTCAGGGTTAGAAGCAGAAAAAACCATCATTGTCAGTGGTAAACGCATCCGTACCAAAATGGAGAAATATGGCATTTTAACCGCTCCTGACGGCTTGTCATCTGTGGAGGTTAAAATTGGCGACTTACTACAATTACTTTCACCACCAAAATCTCAAATATGGCATTTACGAGATAGAAACGGATTTGAAGGTTTTCTAGAAGTGAATGCACCAGAAGATATTAGTTTACAACCAGCCTCCATAGATGATCAAATTGTGAGTGAGGTTTGTATAATCAAAACACCACCAAACGACCAATTACAACCGATTCTCACTTTAAGCACAGCATTACAAAATAGCTATGATCCTGCAACTACAGTGATTTACGCCAATGTGACTCCGGCGACTCATGGTGAGACAATTGAGGAAGTTTTAGGAAGCGGTGATGGTACTTTAGCTAATCAAAACTTTATATTAAATAAACCACCACTGACTTACATTTCCGCAACTACTCCTAGTGGTGCTAAGACTACCTTAGAATTATTTGTCGATGGTGTGCGTTGGGAAGAAGTCCCTTCATTGTATGGACTGAATCACCTGGATCAAAATTATATTACTCGCATAGATGACGATGGCACAACGACAATTACCTTTGGAGATGGTGAAAAAGGCGCACGTTTACCCAGTGGTTTAGAAAACATCATGGCGCGTTACCGTAGTGGTATTGGGTTAGCGGGAGAAATTGCACAGGATAGCTTAAGTTTACTGAAAACTCGACCTTTGGGAATTCGGGAAGTCACAAACCCTGTACCCGCAACAGGCGCAGCAGCCAGAGAAGCATTAAATGAAGCAAGAACCAGCGCACCTCTAACTGTCCGCACCTTGGATAGAATCGTCTCTCTACAAGACTTTGAAGACTTTAGTCGGGCTTTTGCTGGTATTGGTAAAGCCAAGGCGGAAGTGATACCTAATCAGTCTATTCCCATTGTTTATATGACCATTGGGGCGGTGAATGGGAAAGCAGTAACGCCAGATTCTCAACTTTACACCAATTTAGAGCAGGCGATCGCCAAAGCTCGCGCCCCGGAACAGATAGATGTGCAAATCGGTAGCTATCAACCATTGCTATTTAATTTGGAGGCTAAGATTTTGATAGATTCTCGACGGGAAGTCAAACCAGTATTAGCAGCAATTCGCACTGCATTACAGGAAACATTTTCCTTTGAAAGGCGGAGTTTTGGACAATCTGTGACTACTTCAGAGGCGATCGCTGCTATCCAGAATATCACAGGTGTAATTGCAGTAGATTTAGATGCACTTTATCTCTCCTCTCGTCCCAAAACCTTAGAACCATCCCTATCAGCAGCTACAGCAACCTGGGATGAACAACAGAGTAAAGTTTTACCCGCACAATTACTATTACTCAATCCCAAAAGTATCATCTTAATAAACAAACCATAA